The Shinella zoogloeoides genome contains the following window.
CCGCCTCCGACGTCTATTGTCCGCTTGACGGCGAGATCGTCGAAGTCAACGAGGCCATCACGGCCGATCCCTCCCTCGTCAACAGCGACCCGCAGGGTGCCGGCTGGTTCTTCAAGCTGAAGCTCGCCAACCCGGCCGATGCGGACGGCCTGATGGACGAATCCGCCTACAAGGAGCTTGTCGGCTGATGTCTCTTCCCAAGGACTTTGCCTTTACCGATTACCAGCCCTACGACTTCGCCAACCGTCGCCATATCGGCCCCTCGCCGAAGGAGATGGAGGCGATGCTGAAGGTGATCGGCTATCCGAGCCTCGACGCGCTGATCGACGACACGGTTCCCAAATCGATCCGCCAGACCAAGCCGCTGGAATGGGGCGCGCCCATGACCGAGCGCGAGGCGCTCGACAAGCTGCGCGAGACCGCCAACCGCAACAAGAAGCTCGTCTCGCTGATCGGCCAGGGTTACTACGGCACGATC
Protein-coding sequences here:
- the gcvH gene encoding glycine cleavage system protein GcvH: MLKFTEEHEWLKIEGGVATVGITTHAAEQLGDLVFVELPEVGATFEKGGDAATVESVKAASDVYCPLDGEIVEVNEAITADPSLVNSDPQGAGWFFKLKLANPADADGLMDESAYKELVG